In Flavobacterium sp. N1736, the following are encoded in one genomic region:
- a CDS encoding phytoene desaturase family protein, translating into MKEQYDVIIVGSGLGGLVSAIILAKEGYSVCVLEKNNQYGGNLQTFVRDKTIFDTGIHYIGGLSEGQNLYKYFKYLDIIDHLNLKKMDENGFDIISFGDDKNEYPHAQGYDNFVNQLGVFFPDEKENIENYCDKIKVICDSFPLYNLKWEGKYDNEILALNAKETIEECTKNEKLKAVLAGSNFLYAGIPDKSPFYVHALSVNSYIQSSWRCINGGSQITKQLLKQLKKYGGEFYKYKEVVKFNVEDNKVTCVEMKDGTQVSGSYFISNIEPKTTLKMVGEEHFRKSFFSRVQSLEGVISAFSLYIVFKPETFKYINHNHYHFKKADDVWTCHDYDETNWPKAFMASMNASKKQEEWAEGMTFITYMKYDDVSLWANTFNTTVEKNDRGESYEEFKSRKVAKFLDEIEIKFPGIKDCIQSIHTSTPLSYRDYIGGTNGNMYGYVKDAANPMKTLIPSKTKLDNLYLTGQSINMHGVLGVTIGAVVTCSEILGKEYLVTKINKASE; encoded by the coding sequence ATGAAAGAGCAGTATGATGTCATAATTGTGGGCAGCGGTTTAGGCGGTTTGGTCTCGGCAATTATTCTGGCAAAGGAAGGATATAGCGTTTGTGTGCTCGAAAAAAACAATCAATACGGTGGAAATCTGCAAACTTTTGTGCGTGATAAAACCATTTTTGACACCGGAATTCATTACATCGGAGGTTTAAGTGAAGGACAAAATTTGTATAAATATTTTAAATATCTGGATATTATCGACCATTTGAATTTAAAAAAAATGGATGAGAATGGCTTTGATATTATCTCTTTTGGCGATGATAAAAACGAATATCCGCATGCGCAGGGTTACGATAATTTTGTCAATCAGCTGGGTGTTTTTTTTCCCGATGAAAAAGAAAATATTGAAAATTATTGCGATAAAATAAAAGTTATCTGTGACTCTTTTCCGCTGTACAATTTAAAATGGGAGGGGAAATATGATAATGAAATCCTGGCTTTAAATGCAAAAGAAACGATTGAAGAATGTACCAAAAATGAAAAATTAAAAGCCGTTTTGGCGGGTTCTAATTTTTTATACGCAGGTATTCCTGATAAATCGCCTTTTTACGTTCATGCCCTTTCGGTAAACTCTTATATTCAGAGTTCGTGGCGTTGCATTAATGGCGGAAGTCAGATTACAAAACAGCTTTTAAAACAGCTTAAAAAGTATGGTGGCGAATTTTATAAATACAAAGAAGTTGTCAAATTTAATGTTGAAGATAATAAAGTAACTTGTGTTGAAATGAAAGACGGAACTCAGGTTTCGGGCTCTTATTTCATTTCTAATATTGAACCAAAAACTACCTTGAAAATGGTAGGTGAAGAACATTTTAGAAAATCATTTTTTAGCCGTGTTCAAAGTCTTGAAGGTGTCATTTCCGCCTTTAGCTTGTATATTGTTTTTAAACCGGAAACGTTCAAATATATCAATCATAACCATTATCATTTTAAGAAAGCCGATGATGTCTGGACTTGCCATGATTATGATGAAACCAACTGGCCAAAGGCTTTTATGGCATCAATGAATGCTTCAAAAAAACAGGAAGAATGGGCAGAAGGAATGACTTTTATAACCTACATGAAATACGACGATGTTAGTCTTTGGGCGAATACCTTTAATACAACTGTCGAAAAAAACGATCGTGGAGAAAGTTATGAAGAATTTAAATCGAGAAAAGTTGCAAAATTTTTAGATGAAATCGAGATAAAATTTCCGGGAATTAAAGATTGTATTCAATCTATTCATACATCTACGCCGCTATCGTATCGTGATTATATTGGCGGCACAAACGGCAATATGTACGGTTATGTAAAAGATGCTGCGAACCCGATGAAAACATTAATTCCGTCAAAAACAAAATTAGACAATCTCTATCTTACAGGACAAAGCATTAATATGCACGGTGTTTTGGGCGTAACAATTGGTGCAGTTGTAACTTGTTCTGAAATTCTTGGAAAAGAATATCTGGTCACTAAAATTAACAAAGCCTCTGAATAA
- a CDS encoding 1-acyl-sn-glycerol-3-phosphate acyltransferase, with protein MHHYFYAIHLFVNRRKSLSVFLAILMLFTFGFFASQIKFEEDITKLIPTNDKADVTAKVLKQLNFADKITVIFKLEKNGSDEDLKEMASVFSDSVAKSCKPYITGIQGKIDEENIQETIDFVYQNLPLFLDHNDYAAIENKLQKDSIAATVQGNYKSIISPSGFITKDFILQDPLGISFIALKKLQQLNIGDDFTLDNGFVMTKDKKKLLLFLTSNLPSSETEKNTIFAAKLKSIQDNLNQQFKTKTSISYFGSALIAVANANQIKSDIILTTSIAMFTLMLILILFYRKIFIPLIIFLPTVFGALFAVAFLYFVKETISAISLGIGSILLGITIDYSIHILTHYKHNSDVKTLYKDITMPVIMSSSTTAVAFLCLLFVKSDALNDLGIFAAVIVMASAFFSLLIVPHLYKPKENNFDHKKNVIDKLAHFSFHNNKFLIGFCVLITIICCFTYNNVGFNNDLSQLNFVPKEIKSAEKDLEESTSLTSKTIYVASYGNSMEEVLQHNTQLFTDLSKDKQRNQILNFSSVGGIMLSQKAQKQKIEQWNSFWNNNKKQILKSELIAEGSKLGFKPTTYSAFFDHLNFDFKPVSAQDYLKIQALQLKEFVTEKNGFYTISTLVKVTPQQRDSFIKSAAAKNNSIAIDRQQMNETFFSSLKTDFNSLVNYSFVAVILILFFFFRRIELVIVSCIPIALTGIVTAGIMGIFGIQMNIFSMIVCTLIFGHGVDFSIFMTSALQKEYTNGKNEIAIYRTSIILAVITTILGIGAMIFAKHPALRSISSVSLIGVFAALIITFIFYPILFKLFISNRSKKGNPPFVLRTFIHGVISFFYYGMGGILMSIFSMTIMPIIPINEKTKMKGFRYVISKFMKSVLYSNPFIHKKVINKFNETFEKPAIIIANHSSFIDILAMGMLSPKIIFLVSDWVYNSPIFGGTVRKAGFYPVSEGIEGGVEHLRQKVNEGYSLMIFPEGTRSESNQIKRFHKGAFYLAEEFNLDIIPVVIHGASEAIPKGDFVIHHSYLTVSILERIAPNNFSFGKNYAERTKLLSSFFKNEYHKIRQEFEGPSYFKKMLLHSYDYKEIEIIKSVKNNLENQLETYHHLNKHLSAKAKILHISNDYGQLDLLLTLQEPQRKIYSYNIDKEKQDVAKINYIVRKRKITYLENLESLLENQYDAVLISDKEYKIDLENSIAAASCIILIDNPGLKNTLINFGFDSILEENALIILKKN; from the coding sequence ATGCATCACTATTTCTACGCCATTCATTTATTTGTAAACCGAAGAAAATCCTTGTCGGTTTTTCTGGCTATTTTGATGCTTTTTACCTTTGGTTTTTTTGCTTCCCAAATTAAATTTGAAGAAGATATTACCAAACTTATTCCAACAAACGATAAGGCAGATGTTACGGCAAAAGTGTTAAAACAACTTAATTTTGCCGATAAGATTACCGTTATTTTTAAACTTGAAAAAAACGGAAGCGATGAAGATTTGAAAGAAATGGCAAGCGTGTTTTCGGACAGTGTTGCCAAATCCTGCAAACCTTACATAACCGGAATTCAGGGAAAAATTGATGAAGAAAACATTCAGGAAACCATCGATTTTGTTTATCAAAATTTACCTCTTTTTTTAGATCATAACGATTATGCTGCGATCGAAAATAAACTTCAAAAAGATAGTATTGCGGCAACAGTTCAGGGAAATTACAAATCTATTATTTCGCCATCGGGTTTTATAACCAAAGATTTTATTCTGCAGGATCCGCTTGGAATTTCTTTTATCGCATTAAAAAAATTACAGCAATTAAATATCGGAGACGATTTTACACTCGACAATGGTTTTGTAATGACGAAAGACAAAAAGAAATTATTACTATTTCTTACGTCAAATCTTCCATCCAGCGAAACAGAAAAAAACACCATTTTTGCTGCTAAACTAAAATCGATTCAGGATAATTTAAATCAGCAATTTAAAACTAAAACTTCCATTAGTTATTTTGGTTCAGCATTAATTGCGGTTGCAAATGCCAATCAAATTAAAAGCGATATTATTTTAACGACATCAATTGCCATGTTTACGCTGATGTTGATTTTAATTTTATTTTATCGAAAGATTTTCATTCCGCTCATTATTTTTCTTCCAACTGTATTTGGCGCTTTGTTTGCTGTTGCTTTTTTATATTTTGTAAAAGAAACCATTTCAGCTATTTCTCTCGGAATTGGTTCTATTTTATTAGGAATCACGATCGATTATTCGATTCATATTCTAACACATTACAAACATAACAGTGACGTAAAAACGCTTTATAAAGATATAACGATGCCCGTAATTATGAGCAGTTCTACAACGGCTGTTGCATTTTTATGTTTGCTTTTTGTAAAATCTGATGCCTTAAACGACTTAGGTATTTTTGCTGCGGTAATTGTCATGGCTTCGGCTTTTTTCTCTCTTTTGATAGTTCCACATTTGTACAAACCGAAAGAAAATAATTTTGATCATAAGAAAAATGTGATCGATAAACTGGCTCATTTTTCATTTCATAACAATAAATTCTTAATTGGCTTTTGCGTTCTTATTACCATTATTTGCTGTTTTACGTATAATAATGTTGGGTTCAATAACGATTTGTCGCAATTAAATTTTGTTCCGAAAGAAATTAAATCCGCAGAAAAAGATCTTGAAGAAAGCACGAGTTTAACTTCAAAAACAATTTATGTTGCTTCTTATGGAAATAGCATGGAAGAAGTTTTGCAGCATAATACACAGCTTTTTACCGATTTATCTAAAGATAAACAACGTAACCAAATTTTAAATTTCAGTTCCGTTGGAGGAATTATGCTTTCGCAGAAAGCGCAAAAACAAAAGATCGAACAATGGAATTCGTTTTGGAACAACAATAAAAAACAAATTTTAAAATCAGAATTAATTGCCGAAGGTTCAAAATTAGGATTCAAACCTACAACGTACAGCGCATTTTTTGATCATTTAAATTTTGATTTCAAACCTGTTTCGGCACAAGATTATTTAAAAATTCAGGCTTTACAATTAAAAGAATTTGTAACCGAAAAAAATGGTTTTTATACCATTTCGACATTAGTAAAAGTTACTCCACAGCAGCGTGATTCGTTTATAAAATCGGCTGCAGCCAAAAATAATAGTATTGCCATCGACCGTCAGCAAATGAACGAAACGTTTTTCAGCAGTTTAAAAACTGATTTTAATTCGCTGGTTAATTATTCGTTTGTTGCCGTAATTTTGATTTTGTTTTTCTTTTTCCGCAGAATTGAATTGGTTATTGTTAGCTGTATTCCAATTGCTTTAACCGGAATTGTTACGGCAGGAATTATGGGCATTTTTGGCATTCAAATGAATATTTTCAGCATGATTGTGTGCACGTTGATTTTTGGTCACGGTGTCGATTTTAGCATTTTTATGACAAGTGCGCTTCAAAAAGAATATACGAACGGAAAGAATGAGATTGCGATTTACAGAACTTCGATAATTTTGGCCGTTATCACTACGATTCTGGGAATTGGCGCGATGATTTTTGCAAAGCATCCGGCATTGCGTTCTATTTCATCTGTTTCTTTAATTGGAGTTTTTGCAGCGCTGATTATTACCTTTATTTTCTACCCGATTCTCTTTAAATTATTTATTTCAAACCGATCAAAAAAAGGAAATCCTCCTTTTGTTTTACGCACTTTTATTCACGGTGTAATTTCGTTTTTTTATTACGGAATGGGCGGTATTTTAATGTCGATTTTCAGCATGACAATTATGCCGATTATTCCAATAAATGAAAAAACAAAAATGAAAGGATTTCGATATGTGATTTCAAAATTCATGAAATCGGTATTATATTCAAATCCTTTTATTCATAAAAAAGTCATTAATAAATTTAATGAAACTTTCGAAAAACCAGCGATAATTATTGCCAACCATTCGTCGTTTATAGATATTCTGGCAATGGGAATGTTGAGCCCGAAAATAATATTTTTAGTGAGCGACTGGGTTTACAACTCTCCTATTTTTGGCGGAACGGTAAGAAAGGCAGGTTTTTATCCGGTTTCTGAAGGAATTGAAGGCGGCGTTGAACATTTGCGTCAAAAAGTAAACGAAGGATATTCACTGATGATTTTTCCTGAAGGAACCCGTTCAGAAAGTAATCAGATTAAGCGTTTTCATAAAGGTGCTTTTTATCTTGCCGAAGAATTTAATTTGGATATAATTCCTGTAGTTATTCACGGTGCTTCAGAAGCAATTCCGAAAGGCGATTTTGTCATTCACCATAGTTATCTTACGGTTTCTATTTTAGAAAGAATTGCGCCAAATAATTTTTCTTTTGGAAAAAATTATGCGGAAAGAACCAAGCTGTTAAGTTCGTTTTTTAAAAATGAATATCATAAGATTCGTCAGGAATTTGAGGGTCCTTCTTATTTCAAAAAAATGCTTTTGCATAGTTATGATTATAAGGAAATTGAAATTATAAAAAGTGTCAAAAACAATTTAGAAAATCAATTAGAAACATATCATCATTTAAACAAACATCTTTCGGCGAAAGCTAAAATTTTACATATATCAAATGATTATGGTCAGCTCGATTTATTGTTAACCTTGCAGGAACCGCAAAGAAAAATATATTCGTACAACATTGACAAGGAAAAACAGGACGTTGCCAAAATCAATTATATTGTTAGAAAAAGAAAAATAACGTATTTAGAAAACCTTGAATCTCTGTTAGAAAATCAATACGATGCTGTTTTAATTTCTGATAAAGAGTACAAAATTGATCTTGAAAATAGTATTGCTGCAGCTTCATGTATTATTTTAATTGATAATCCGGGTTTAAAAAACACATTGATTAACTTTGGTTTTGATTCTATTTTAGAAGAAAACGCGTTAATTATATTAAAGAAAAATTAA
- a CDS encoding DUF2062 domain-containing protein: protein MQPILSQQELLSSTHFCVIVPTYNNQKTLKRVLDSIVDFTQNIIIVNDGSTDETSEILKQYSQFTQIHHPKNIGKGRALRNGFRKAIEMNFEYAITIDSDGQHFAADIPNFIAEIQREPNSLLIGSRNMTQENVPKKSSFGNKFSNFWFQFETGIKLDDTQSGFRLYPLQLLPKRFYTNKFEFEIEVIVRSAWKGIVVKNIPIEILYDPAERVSHFRPFKDFTRISILNTVLVLNALLYIKPRNFFRKAKKKGFKKFFLEDILESGDSNFKKSAAIALGVFIGISPFWGFQTILLLFFATIFKLNKVIAYMASNVSFPPFIPFVIYGSLKMGSFFVSGDAPLILDSSITLDDIQKNATQYIVGSLILASVLALSSGLLSYLLLTIFSSKNKPNIK, encoded by the coding sequence ATGCAACCAATTTTATCTCAGCAGGAATTGCTTAGTTCTACTCATTTTTGTGTTATTGTGCCAACTTACAATAATCAAAAAACATTAAAAAGAGTATTGGATTCTATTGTAGATTTCACTCAAAACATCATTATTGTTAATGATGGATCGACTGATGAAACAAGTGAAATTTTAAAACAATATTCGCAATTCACGCAAATTCACCATCCTAAAAATATAGGAAAAGGAAGGGCGTTACGAAATGGGTTTCGAAAAGCAATCGAAATGAATTTTGAATATGCCATTACGATCGATTCTGACGGACAGCATTTTGCTGCTGATATTCCAAATTTTATTGCTGAAATTCAAAGAGAACCAAATTCTCTATTGATTGGAAGCCGTAATATGACGCAGGAAAATGTACCGAAGAAAAGCAGTTTTGGAAATAAATTTTCTAATTTCTGGTTTCAGTTCGAAACGGGAATTAAACTTGACGACACACAATCCGGTTTTAGATTGTATCCGTTGCAATTACTTCCGAAGCGATTTTATACCAACAAATTTGAATTCGAAATTGAAGTAATTGTGCGATCTGCATGGAAAGGAATTGTGGTAAAAAATATTCCTATCGAGATTTTATACGATCCTGCAGAACGTGTTTCGCATTTTCGTCCATTTAAGGATTTTACCAGAATTAGTATCTTAAATACTGTTTTGGTTTTAAATGCTTTGCTTTACATTAAACCAAGAAACTTTTTTCGGAAAGCAAAAAAAAAAGGTTTTAAAAAATTCTTTCTTGAAGATATTTTAGAAAGCGGCGATTCTAATTTTAAAAAATCTGCTGCAATTGCTTTGGGCGTTTTTATAGGAATTTCGCCATTTTGGGGATTTCAGACGATTTTGCTGTTATTTTTTGCTACCATTTTTAAGCTCAATAAAGTCATTGCCTATATGGCATCAAACGTGAGCTTTCCTCCTTTTATCCCTTTTGTTATCTACGGTTCACTAAAAATGGGAAGCTTTTTTGTATCTGGCGACGCTCCATTAATTTTAGATAGTTCAATTACGCTTGACGATATTCAAAAAAATGCTACACAATATATCGTCGGAAGTCTTATTTTAGCATCCGTTTTAGCGCTATCATCCGGACTTTTAAGTTACTTACTTTTAACCATTTTTAGTTCTAAAAATAAACCGAATATTAAGTAA
- a CDS encoding 3-hydroxyacyl-ACP dehydratase, whose protein sequence is MVLKDFYKVLSEEKITDSKYTITILVNEKHDVFKGHFPGNPIMPGVCMIQIIKELTEKITQSTLMIQTLSNVKFMALINPEATPELRLELDIVTTEDDLVKVKNTTYFNDTVALKLSNVYKKL, encoded by the coding sequence ATGGTTTTAAAAGACTTTTATAAAGTTCTGTCAGAAGAAAAAATAACTGATTCTAAATATACAATTACGATTTTGGTCAATGAAAAACATGATGTTTTTAAAGGCCATTTTCCTGGAAATCCTATCATGCCCGGCGTTTGCATGATTCAGATTATCAAAGAACTTACGGAGAAAATTACGCAAAGTACTTTGATGATTCAAACGCTCTCGAATGTAAAATTCATGGCGCTTATTAATCCGGAAGCGACTCCGGAATTGCGCTTAGAACTTGACATTGTTACAACCGAAGATGATTTGGTTAAAGTGAAAAACACGACTTATTTTAACGACACCGTTGCTTTGAAATTAAGCAATGTGTATAAAAAATTATAA
- a CDS encoding porin family protein, producing MRKITIIAFVLCLGILTSQAQVTVSPGLRGGLNLSRLTNIDDNGLKSDFYAGGFVAIKFNKYFTLQPELTYSQQGSEGRYYSDQNPDFGTPAKYELNYLSVDAVAKFHFGGQGFHILAGPSADFKTSDNFGQYGFNPIDFDFSVIAGIGYSLPNGLTFEARFKQGLIDIYGYDGLDYDNNDNYYYEDLILNQVFQIGISYTFKVK from the coding sequence ATGAGAAAAATAACCATAATTGCATTTGTTTTATGTCTCGGAATCCTAACATCTCAGGCACAAGTAACTGTTAGTCCGGGTTTACGCGGAGGTTTAAATCTTTCAAGATTAACCAATATTGATGATAATGGTTTGAAATCTGATTTCTATGCCGGCGGATTTGTCGCTATAAAATTCAATAAATATTTTACACTTCAACCTGAATTAACGTATTCTCAACAAGGTTCTGAAGGGAGATATTACAGCGATCAAAACCCCGATTTTGGCACTCCTGCAAAATATGAATTAAACTATCTATCCGTAGATGCTGTTGCTAAATTTCATTTTGGCGGACAAGGTTTTCATATTTTAGCCGGTCCTTCTGCAGATTTTAAAACAAGTGATAATTTTGGTCAATATGGCTTTAATCCAATAGATTTTGATTTTTCTGTAATAGCGGGAATTGGTTATTCTTTGCCAAACGGATTAACATTTGAAGCAAGATTTAAACAAGGATTAATTGATATTTATGGTTATGATGGTCTTGATTATGATAATAATGACAATTATTATTATGAAGATCTTATTTTAAATCAGGTTTTCCAGATTGGTATTAGTTATACATTTAAAGTAAAGTAA
- a CDS encoding LolA family protein, whose translation MKTKIALLILFISGNLFAQEQKMTAAEIASFKEDVNVVSKKIKTLSTDFVQYKHLDFLSKDIETSGKMIFKEPNLLQWQYKKPYNYSIVFKNNKILINDEGKKSAVDIGNSKIFSRINKLIIGSVSGNMFDDKEFTISYFKSKGQNIAKFIPKDATLKKYIKQIELTFDKEATVEQVKLLESSEDYTRIVLKNKVINAKIDDSVFTN comes from the coding sequence ATGAAAACTAAAATAGCACTACTAATTTTATTTATTTCAGGCAATTTATTTGCTCAGGAACAAAAAATGACTGCTGCAGAAATTGCTTCCTTTAAAGAAGATGTAAATGTAGTTTCTAAAAAAATTAAAACACTAAGTACTGATTTTGTACAATATAAGCATTTGGATTTTTTATCGAAAGATATTGAAACTTCAGGAAAAATGATTTTTAAAGAGCCCAATTTACTGCAATGGCAATATAAAAAACCGTACAATTATAGTATCGTTTTTAAAAACAATAAAATCTTGATTAATGATGAAGGTAAAAAAAGTGCCGTTGATATTGGCAACAGCAAAATTTTTAGCCGAATCAATAAATTAATTATTGGAAGCGTGAGCGGAAATATGTTTGACGATAAAGAATTTACGATTTCTTATTTTAAATCGAAAGGACAAAACATTGCGAAGTTTATTCCGAAAGATGCAACTTTAAAAAAATACATCAAACAAATTGAGTTGACTTTTGATAAAGAAGCTACGGTAGAACAAGTAAAATTATTGGAATCATCTGAAGATTATACCCGAATTGTACTTAAAAATAAAGTAATCAATGCAAAAATCGACGATTCAGTTTTTACTAATTAA
- a CDS encoding polysaccharide deacetylase family protein, giving the protein MIWLIINGVGSARISSNYHVKAYCNNSSETEKKIAITFDDGPSIFTLEILELLKKYNVKATFFCIGKNIEAHPEILKQVIAEGHLVGNHSYNHSPFFDFYNAKKIREEIEKTDVVLEKYTSKKINFFRPPYGVTTPSIRRALKITGHKVIGWNIRSLDGGTKNQSLIFNRIIKRISPGGIVLLHDTAPHSVLVLEQFLQFLQQNNYKVISIEELLNLNAYYFERG; this is encoded by the coding sequence TTGATTTGGCTAATAATTAATGGTGTTGGTTCTGCCCGAATATCTTCTAATTATCATGTAAAAGCATACTGCAATAACTCATCTGAAACAGAAAAAAAAATTGCCATAACTTTTGATGACGGACCAAGTATTTTTACTTTGGAAATTTTAGAACTTCTAAAAAAATACAATGTCAAAGCGACTTTTTTTTGCATCGGAAAAAATATTGAAGCGCATCCCGAAATTCTAAAACAAGTTATTGCCGAAGGGCATTTGGTGGGAAATCACTCGTACAATCATTCTCCTTTTTTTGACTTTTATAACGCAAAAAAAATCAGAGAAGAAATTGAAAAAACAGATGTCGTTTTAGAAAAATATACTTCCAAAAAAATAAACTTCTTTCGTCCGCCTTACGGAGTTACAACGCCTTCGATAAGAAGAGCATTAAAAATTACCGGTCATAAAGTAATTGGCTGGAATATTCGGTCACTTGACGGAGGAACAAAAAATCAAAGTTTAATTTTCAATCGCATAATAAAACGTATTTCTCCCGGCGGAATTGTACTTTTGCATGATACGGCACCTCACTCTGTTTTGGTATTGGAACAGTTTTTGCAATTTTTACAGCAAAACAATTATAAAGTGATTTCGATTGAAGAACTTTTGAATCTCAATGCTTATTATTTTGAACGCGGATAA
- a CDS encoding beta-ketoacyl synthase N-terminal-like domain-containing protein gives MQLKKTYINGIGCISTQKTFDTVFLEEAVHNHDENVFKIVPPVYKDFISPAAARRMAKGVKNGIVASAIAMKDANVENVDAIITGTGLGCIEDSEKFLKNILDNNEEFLTPTSFIQSTHNTVGAQIALLQQCKGYNFTYVNGAVSFESALLDAKMQIEEDEAQSVLVGGVDENGEYTTALFKLSGRIKPDNKQPYNLLDSDTSGAVYGEGASFFVLENERKETTYAEILDVAIINTLEPNEIEAETKSFLKANNLEISDIDALVLGFDGNIDFEVYYRNLGENAFANTTQLYYKHLSGEYDTASAFALWMAAKVLKTQEIPEIIKVNSVEKTAYKTILLYNQLNGKNHSFTLISK, from the coding sequence ATGCAATTAAAAAAAACATATATAAATGGAATAGGTTGTATTTCGACTCAAAAAACATTTGATACCGTTTTTTTAGAAGAAGCTGTACACAATCATGACGAGAACGTTTTTAAAATAGTTCCGCCGGTTTACAAAGATTTTATTTCGCCTGCTGCCGCCAGAAGAATGGCAAAAGGGGTAAAAAACGGAATTGTAGCTTCGGCAATTGCCATGAAAGATGCAAATGTTGAAAATGTAGACGCGATTATTACCGGAACAGGTTTGGGATGCATCGAAGATTCTGAAAAGTTCCTGAAAAATATTCTGGATAATAACGAAGAATTTTTAACGCCAACATCGTTTATTCAATCTACACACAATACAGTTGGTGCGCAAATTGCACTTTTACAGCAATGTAAAGGATATAATTTTACGTATGTAAACGGTGCGGTTTCTTTTGAATCTGCTCTTTTAGATGCTAAAATGCAAATCGAAGAAGACGAAGCACAATCGGTTTTGGTTGGCGGAGTAGATGAAAATGGTGAGTATACGACAGCGCTTTTTAAATTATCAGGACGTATAAAACCAGACAATAAGCAACCTTATAATCTTTTAGATTCTGATACGAGCGGCGCAGTTTACGGAGAAGGCGCCAGTTTTTTTGTTTTAGAAAACGAAAGAAAAGAAACAACTTATGCTGAAATTCTGGACGTTGCGATCATAAATACATTGGAACCAAACGAAATCGAAGCTGAAACCAAATCTTTTCTAAAAGCAAATAATTTAGAAATTTCAGATATCGATGCTTTGGTTTTAGGTTTTGACGGCAATATCGATTTTGAGGTTTATTATAGAAATCTGGGCGAAAATGCTTTTGCAAATACAACGCAATTGTATTACAAACATTTAAGCGGCGAATATGATACTGCTTCGGCATTTGCTTTATGGATGGCGGCAAAAGTATTGAAAACACAGGAAATTCCGGAAATTATAAAAGTAAATTCAGTTGAAAAAACAGCTTATAAAACCATTTTGTTATACAATCAGTTAAACGGAAAAAATCATAGTTTTACGTTAATCTCAAAATGA